TGAGGCATCTATCTCTTTTTCACCAGACCAGAAAACCATTTATTTCACCAGAAACAATTATGGAAAAAAGCTAAAGCGTGGAAAGAACGGCATTAATCACCTAAAAATTTATCAATCCAATTTTGTTAATGATGAATGGACCAAGGCTAAAAGCGTTTCTTTTAATAGTGAAAACTATTCCAACGGACATCCTGCCATAAGCTCAGACGGAAAAAGAATGTATTTTGCGTCGGACAGGCCAGGTGGTTATGGGCTTACAGATGTCTATGTAGTAGATATTCTGGAAGATGGTACGTTCTCAGAACCAAAAAATCTAGGTCGAAACATCAATACCGATAAAAAGGAAATGTTTCCTTTTATCACGGAAAACGCACTTTATTTCTCTTCTGATAGGGTCATGGGCGTTGGTGGGCTAGATGTTTATAAGGCAGACTATGCCAATGGTGTTTTTGGAACGGCAACCAATTTGGGTATGCCCATTAACAGTACTCGAGACGATTTCTCTTATATCATCAATGAAGAAACCCAAGAGGGCTACTTCGCTTCCAACAGGGAAGGTGGTAAAGGAGATGACGACATTTACTCTTTTAAGAATATAGTCAATCTAAATGCTATTTCTGGGATTGTTGAAGACCTGGAAACCGGAGAAGTTCTTTCAGAAGCGACCGTTACCTTAATTGATAAGGATAATGCTTGGGTAGCTGAAACCACAACAGCTCTTGATGGTACTTTTATCTTTGAAAACCTTGACCCGCTTTCTAAATACACTATAAACACCGTTAAAAAAGAGTATGAAGAACAAAGCACATCAGTTTCCACAAGAGACAATGAGAGCGTTACTGTAGCACAATCCTTAAAGCCATTGGAGATACTAATTGCTGAGGAAAACGGTGTGCTTGTAGAGGAGAAGGGTGAACTTAAATTTGAAACAGAGGCCATCTATTTTGATTTTGATAGGTTTGCAATCAAAAAACAAGCCGCTACAGAATTGGACAAACTTGTCGGTGTCATGAAGGAAAACCCAAGCATGGTCATCAAGATTGAATCCCATACCGATGCTAGAGGAAATCGCAGCTACAACAAATACCTCTCTGACAAACGCGCTAAAGCTACCAAAGCCTATATCGTATCTCAAGGGATAGATGCTTCCAGAATAGAAAGCGCAATAGGCTACGGGGAAGAAAAACTATTGAACGGTTGTGAGGACGGAACACCGTGTGCCGCTTCCGAGCACAGACAGAACAGACGCTCAGAGTTTATTATTGTAGAAATGTAGGTTCGTTGTTTCAAAACTGCTTTTTTACATCGGCATCCTTCATCTTGCAATTGAAGACTTTGTGCCTCGAGCTATTCGCTTCATACCGAACCTTTCTATAAGTAGTAGAACACAAACGTTCAAAAACTTCACCTTTTAACTTTTACCTGTCCACAAAAAACTTTGCCCTTCATACTTCAAATTACCTGCTATCGCCCACCCGTCAAAAAAACTTCACACTTCGTATTTCGTACCTCATGCGGACTTCGAATCATCTAAAACCCTACAATCAATAACTAATTCCTTTTTCTTAACCCCTAAAAGCTCCATTCGTCAACTCAAAAGGGGCATTCGTCAATTTAAGGTATTTATATCCTGAAGTCTTCTTTACTTTAGCCTCATACATTACCAATTTTTTCATGTGATTGCTTAATATGATGAACCCTTGGCTCCTTGGCCGGGGGTTTGTTTTTTATATAATAAGCTTAAAAAGCAGCAAAACTGGTTTTACATCGGCATATTGCAATTCAACCATTGTATTTTGTCGATAAAACCCTGTGGTTCATGGGTTTTTCAGGGATGCTGTCGGTTTTCATCACAATTTTTTTGCCTTTCATCTTATAGTTTTCTCTCCACACCATGAAAAGCTAATCTTTGCCTTGTCTTTAAATCTTAAATGCATACATATGAAAAATTTACTACTTGTTAAAGAGATATACCTAGAAGGTTTCCGTAACCTTGGACATATTCTAATAAAAAAATATTTTAAGGTATTTGCATGGTTCAGTTTTGTCATGTTCTTTATCGTACTTTATGCTTTTGTCTATCGGATTGCAACAGGATTCGCTTTTGACTAAAGAAACAATTAACAGCAACAAAAAGCCCGGTTCATAATTGAACCGGGCTTTTTATTTTATCCAAAATAATTGTTGAGTCGCCTAGGAACCTTGTTCAAATTCTACGGTCTTTAAAATAGCCTCCAATTCAAACATATAATCCCGTTTTTCGGCAGAGGGGGCAAATGTAAACCCTTCTAAAACAAGCTTTCTATTGTTTTCCTTATCATTGATAATATAGGTCAGAAAAGGTCCTGCCATTGGATATCCGTTAATTTCCCAAATTCCTCTGACTTCTGCTGCTTTCTTACCTCCAATTTCCACTGGAGCAATGTAGGGGGCAAAGGCCTTTTCGGTCATCATATAAGTTTTCTTTCCTGGTACATCTGGTCCGGGAATATATTTTTCCCCAATAGAATCCCTCATTTTGACGATATCATCAACAAAAGTAGAGTCGTTGTCAAAAGCGTTCCATGGCATTTCATAAGCAATGATATTCATATAGCCTTTAGGAATCTGTATATCCATCCATATGAAGTTTTTTTCACGCTTTCCCACTTTATATAAAGAAGGTACTTTTAAATCTATATTGAATTCTTTACTGAGCGCATCATCCTTGCTCAAAGAACGCATAAACCTATTTTGGGCTTCTGAAATCTCTACGCCCTTAAAAGCTTCTATAGCCTTATCCGCCAAAGCATCGATATTGCCTGCAAGGTCATTATACGTTTCGCCCTTGACCACCGCTATTTTTTGGGGCTTGGCATATACATCGGATTTTATGTGCGCGAGGGAAAGTGTATCCTGTTCTACATAAAGCACCGAGCGTGAATACGCAGTTGCTCCTTTAAAAACTTGTGTTGGAATATGGGTTATGGTAAACTTGGGTTCTCCTTGTGGTAGTCCTAGCACAGGTGCGGCAAAATGTTCTCTAATCTTGTCACCGACCCCGCCCTTCCATAGTTCAGTATCCATAACGACCATAAGGGAGTTTATACCACCTGTAGAGGGCGGAAGAAATCGCTCCTTTGGTCCTGTTTCTTTACATGATAATAACATCACCATACAGATGGTGAATAAAAATAGTCCTGATTTTTTCATCTTGTGTTAAATTTACGAAGAACAATCGCACAATTTTAGTTTTGTGCCCGGTTTTAGATTGTTACCACTAAGACCGTTCCATTCTCGTAAATTGTCTACAGAAATACCCGGATATTTTCTTGAAATAGTCCAGAGCGAGTCACCTTCTTTCACAGTGTGTACTTTTGTGCCATCTGCCAAAGCTACCGAAGATGTTGATTTTGACGATTTGGTTTTGACCGTAGCTTGTTTGGCGATATACGGTTTTCTTGGAAAAATGGTAAGCCGTTGCCCTATCCTTAAATTATTGCTCCTTAAACCGTTCCATCTTTTTATTTGACTCACGCCAACACCATATCGCTCTGCGATTTTTCCTAAGTAATCCCCACTTCTAACCTTATACCTAACCTGATCTTTTGCTACGGTCAATTGTGGAAGTGGTTTCTCCAGAGAATCCAATTCTTTTTTTGCATAGGCATAGATGGCATCCTCGTTGCTTACAAATTTTCCGATTTTGGTTACAGGCAATCTAAGTGTGTAGGTCTTTCCTTCTATTTTGGGAATAATATTAAGCTTGTACGCAGGATTTAGCATTTCCAGCTCTTCTGTGCTTATATCCACCAATTTTGAAATCTGGTCAAAAGTGATAAGGTTTTTTACGTGTACGGTGTCCGTTTCAAAATAAGGCCTATCTGCTTTTTTGTACTGGAGTCCGTGTTCTTCCGCATATTCGAAAATATACATCGTTGCCAAAAACGCAGGCAAATATCCTGCTGTTTCGCGTGGAAGGTTTCTACGGATATTCCAATAATTTTTATAACCGCCAGAGCGTCTTATCGCTTTGTTTACATTGCCTGGGCCAGAATTATAAGCCGCAAGGGCCAAATCCCAATCGTTAAAAATACTATGCAATTTGGACAAATATTTACTGGCTGCCTTGGTGGCTAAGATGGGGTCGTTGCGTTCATCTACGTAACTGCTAACATCCAAATTGTACATTTTTCCTGTACTGTACATAAACTGCCAAAGGCCCTTTGCACCAACCCGCGATTTGGCACGTGGGTTCAGCGCAGATTCTATGATTGCCAAATATTTTATTTCCAGAGGAATATTATAGTTATCCAGTTCCTGTTCAAAAAGTGGGAAATAAAATTGGCTCGCCGTTAGCATGCGTTGCATCAAATCCTTTTTTCTTGTCAAAAAAGATTTTATTACACTTTCCAGTGATGGATTATAGGCAATATTGAAAGGAGTCTTCTCATCGATTCTGGCCAATCGCGCTTTCAAAGTATCCGTTGGCAAGTCTATTAAGGTTGTCGCTTCTGTTTCTGGATTTTGAACTTCCAAAAGCATTTCACTGAACAGTTGTGCGCTATTGTGCAGTTCCTTTAGCCACAAGCTATCGTATTTTCTAGCTTCTTCCAAGTCTTGAAGCTTGAATCCTTTTTTCCCGTCTATTTCCACCAATCCCCTCTCACCATCGATTGTGTTTTCTGTAGCTTTTAGCTGTAAGGGCACTATCTCTTTTCCCGAAACGGAATCTGTCTTGGCAGATATTGTTTTAAGTGTTTTATTTTCCGTTTGTTGTGTCCCAATGGAATCTTGTACTTGTGCTACGAGTAATCGTGTTGAAAGAAGAAGTGCTACGAGCGCAACGGTTTTTAAATTTTGATTCATTTTGGACAAGGCTTTTTTTATTTTTGGGGCAAACGAAAATGGTGTTTTTTTCTGAAATATTAAAGCTTTCAGCCTAAAAACATACCACCCTAGGATTTCCCCTATTAAATCATAACGCCCTTATTACTTCAATATTGCAGCTATTCCAGGAAGTGTTTTTCCCTCTAAACTTTCCAACATTGCACCTCCTCCGGTAGACACATAACTTACCTTCTCTTCGAAGCCAAATTGCTTTACTGCCGCAACGGAATCTCCGCCTCCTACAAGGGAAAAAGCACCATTTTGGGTAGCTTCGTCAATAAAGTTCCCTACGGCAATGGTTCCTTTTGCAAAACTTTCCATTTCAAAAACGCCAACAGGTCCGTTCCAAAGTATGGTTTTGGAATTCAAAATAGCCTGTTTGAAGGCTTCTAACGTTTGTGGCCCTGCATCCAATCCTTGCCATCCATCAGGAATCTCGTTTACTTTAACAAATTGGGTGTTTGCCCCGTTATCAAATGCATCAGCTGCCAGAACATCTACCGGCAGATGAATCGCAACTCCTTTTTCTTCTGCCTGCTTTAAAATATTCATGGCCAAATCCATCTTATCGTCTTCACAGATAGAATCCCCTATTTGACCGCCCTGCGCTTTTATGAACGTGTAGGTCATTCCACCACCAATGATCAGATTGTCAACCTTGTCCAATATGTTTTCAATAATGGTGATCTTGGATGAAACTTTTGCACCCCCCAAAATAGCTGTTACGGGTTTCTCCCCAGTTTGCATTATTTTTTCTATCGCCTTTATTTCTTTTGCCAAAAGATATCCAAAGCATTTGTTCCCTTCAAAATAGTCGGCAACGACCGTAGTTGAGGCGTGCGCTCTATGTGCCGTTCCAAATGCATCATTAACATAGATGTCGCCATGTTTGGAAAGTTTCTCTGAAAAAGCGGCATCACCTGAGGTTTCTTCAGCATAAAAACGAAGGTTTTCCAGTAACAGTACTTCACCGTCTTCTAGTTCTGACACGGCCTTTGTAACCTCATCGCCAATACAATCGCCCACAAACTTTACTTGAACGCCAATAATTTCGGATACCTTTTCGCAAATATGGGATAGTGACATGCCTGGATTCACTTGGCCTTTTGGCCTTCCCAGATGGCTCATTAAAACAGCAGACCCGCCATCTTCCAAAACTTTCAATATGCTAGGTTTTGCAGCATCGATTCTGCTGGTATCCGTTACATTGAAATCATCGTCTAAAGGCACATTAAAATCTACACGGATCAATGCTTTTTTTCCTTTGAAGTTATAATCGTCTATGGTCTTCATCTGTATCTATTTATAGGTAAGTTCAAAAGTAAAGATTTCCTGCTTTTTGAAGGGGTAACAGTTGTCATATTTTAAGGTTTAATTTCATGTGATTTTAATTCCTTTGGAATTGTTGGACACGAATTAGTACAAATCTTATAGCAAATCTTTTTTTGAAGTTTGATGCTCAGAACTTCAAATGTCTTTTGGGGTTGCTCTGGGGATATCTGTTTGAAAACAGTGCTAAACTTTTCAGAACCTAAAAAATGTATCTTTGAACATGCTTTTTAAAGACGTTTTAGGACTCGGGCACATTAAAAACCATCTTGCCACTACTGCTGATTCCGGTAGGGTAGCCCATGCGCAATTGTTCATAGGGCCAGAAGGCTCGGGTACATTGCCCATGGCCATTGCCTATGCCCAATATTTACTTTGCAACAATCAAAATGGGGAAAACGATGGAGAAAATTTAGTTTGTAATACCAAATGCAGTACGCTGACCCATCCCGACCTACATTTTGCCTTCCCCGTTTCGAATTCCGATAAAGTAAAGTCCCATGCGGTAAGCGATCATTATCTACAGGATTGGCGACAGTTTGTAAAAGAGCAACCTTATGGCAATCTTTTTGATTGGTATAGATTGATAGGCATTGAAAAAAAGCAAGGTCAAATAGGAGTTGACGAAGCTCAGGATATTGTAAAGAAACTTTCTTTAAAATCGTATGAAGGAGGTTATAAAGTGTTCATTATCTGGATGGCGGAAAAAATGAATATTTCTGCTTCCAATAAACTTTTAAAACTTATTGAAGAGCCTCCCGAAAAAACCGTACTGCTTTTAATCGCAGAGGATGAGGAACAAATTATCAATACCATAAAATCCAGGTGCCAGATTCTAAATTTTCCCCCTTTGAGCGAAACTGCAATAGCCGAAGGTTTAATGACAAAAAGTGTACAGGAACGTGAAGCACACTCTATTGCTCATGAAGCCAATGGAAACTTTAACAAGGCTCTTGATCTACTGAACAAAGATTCGGAAGATTTGGTGTTTGAACGTTGGTTTGTACAATGGGTACGTAGTGCATTTAAAGCTAAAGGAAACAAAGGTGCGATACAGGAATTGATTTTGTGGAGCGATGAAGTAGCCAAAACCGGCAGAGAGGTGCAAAAACAATTTTTAAATTATTGCCTAACGATGATGCGACAAGCACTTTTACTAAACTACAAGGTGGAGAGTCTGGTTTACGCCAAGATACATTTAGAAGGTTTTGACCTGCGCAAATTTGCGCCTTTTGTGCACGAAAACAATATTATGAACATTGTTGAGGAACTTGAAAAGGCAATCTTTCACGTGGAACGCAATGGGAACTCTAAAATTATTTTTACTGATCTCTCTATAAAACTCACGAGGCTGCTACATACCAAAGCAGCTTAAAAACTACCCTATTATGGACAACATTTTTAACTACCCTGTGCAAATTCTACTTTTCCTTTTTTTAGCCATTACTTTTTTGCAGAGCGGTGTCGATAAAGTATTGGATTGGAAAAGCAATTTGTCTTGGCTTACCGGTCATTTTTCAAAGACTTTTTTAAAGAACTCCGTTCCATTGCTTTTGGGCATTATTTTGTTGTTGGAGTTGGTTTCTGGTACTTTATCGGTTGTGGGAATGGTTCAGTTTATCGCTTCTGGTGAAAGCGTTATTGGCTTTTATGGTGCAATGCTGTCTGCGATAACACTTTTAATGCTTTTGTTTGGGCAACGTGTCGCCAAGGATTATGAGGGAGCCAAGACCATTGTTATCTATTTTGTGCCGACTATATTTTTAGTCTACTTATTACACCAATAAATTAGTCCAGATAGAAGTTGTCATTTCACAATATTTTTTCAAGAAAGATCCAACTTCTGAATTAGGTCTTCGGAAAATGCAAGATTATAGCTCCTTTGCCCAAAAGAACGGCATTACGCTAAAAAGTAAGGGTCACTGTCAATTCTGCGGTGCTAAAACCACTAGGGGCGTACATGAGTGTGTTGAGGTTTTTAATCTTGGATTCCCAATCATAGATTATTCAAAAAAAGAAAATCATTTTTACCGTTTTCTAGCTGTCGATGCCCACACACTTCAGCATTCAGAAATTCATGGAAGATGGAACAATCATTTTCATTTGACCAGACAACATTTAATTTTTGAATATGGCGTTATCTGGGATTACAATCTTTCCGCATTGCTAAGCGACTGCTTAAAAATGTATAAGGTCGAAAAACCTAATGAAATCCTGATCACCCCTTCGTTATTGCGAAGAGGAAAAAGTACCGTGCTTGATGTTATAAACGATTCTGTGGATGAGATATCGTGCAAAAAAAGTATTAAAACATGGGGGAAGGATGTTTACCAGGCATGGAATACATATCATCAAATTATAGATGTAATCGCTGAAAGGTTTATGGATAAAAACAAAGACCTCCATAGAAATGGAGGTCTTTGATAAGATGAACATTAATTAGTTACTCTTATTTTTTGTACTTGTCGTTCAAGATTTTCAAGACTTCACCTGTTAGATTTTTGGCATCTTCTCCGTACAATACTGCTCCTCCATCGCCGCCACCTAAAATATAGGTGTACCCATTGGCCTTGCCATAGGCTTTGATTTCATCTTTCACCTTACTTACCAAAGAATCCATTTCTGCTTGGCTGTTTTGTTGTAAAAGTTGCTCTTCTTGTTGCAGTTGCTGGCCCACGAACTGCCCTTTTTGTTGAAGTACGCCATATTCCTCTTGTGCATTTTTTTGAGACATTTTTTGCGCTTTAGCCTGAAATGCTTGAAGTTCTATTTGAAATGCCTGGGAAATACTATCCCTTTTCTTCGTCAGGGCATCTACTTTAGTTTTGAACTTTGCCTCAACATCTTTTTTTTCTTGATAGCCGTCCATAAGCTTCACATTGTCAACATAACCTATTTTATCCTGTTGACACGCAACAGCGGTTAAGGCAAATACAAATACTATAATTTTTTTCATGTTTCCTTTTTTAATGATGCGCAAAAATAGAAAAGCTTTTTGAATGATCATTATCTTATTTTTATGAATCTATATTGCTGTCTTTTAAAGTATAAGGGATTTCTATTTTAAAGCTAAGACCTCATCAGGGTTTCTTATTCTTAGTGCCTTCAGAAATATGCCTTAGAAAGCATTTCTTTTATTCGAAACGGTATTACAAGGCAAAACCAAAGAATGGCGCTAAAAAGCCTTGAAAACAACTAATCCTTCTTTTTAATGATGTAAATCAGCGAAGAGTGCTCTTTTGAAAAGAACGCTCTAATATTTGACCACAGTCCAACGAAAAAAGCACTGATCAAATAAAACGGATTGCCCTTATATTTTTCGGAAAGCAATGAAACGTAAAAAGCATCGAACAACATAGGTTTTATTGAAACAACCTCCATCTTCTCTTTTTCAAAAAGCATTTGGATAGATTGTCTTGAAAAGTGCCATAAATGCCGAGGCACATCATAAGCCGCCCAATGTGTTCCATAATACTTCGCATCAAACGATTTAAAATTTGGAACTGCCACAAACAATGTTCCATTGGATTCCAACAACTGCGCTATCTGCTTTATTTGCTCTTGTAGGTTTGGCAAATGCTCCAGCACATGCCACATGGTGATTACTTGAAATTTATGATTTTTTACATCTGCCAAATCTTGATGAAGTGTAATCCCCTTCAGCTCTGCATTGGTTCTTGCTTTTTGATTTGGCTCGATTCCCGCTACCTTAAATCCTTTTGAAATCGCACTCTTTAAAAAATCACCTGTTCCTGCGCCTATATCCAATAAAGATTTTGATTCATCTATCTGATTATCAATAATTTGAATCTTTTTTTTTAAACTGTAGCCCTTCACCCAATGGTATAATCTATCTACCAAAGAAGTTTTAGCGTCTGTATGAGAAATATAGACTTCACTATCGTAATATTTAGCTAAATTCTCAGGTTGGGGATGTGTAATGAGCATATCAAACTCTTCATCTTGACGTAGCTCAAAGGATTCTCCTGAAACAGAAAAGTCTTTAGTTTTTAAAAACAACCTCATTGTAGTTCACCGTATTCAAATACTCTTTTTTCAGTTGTCCAAGATACGGTAAAACCTTGATTCTAGATTCGGAATCTTCATGAAGGCAATCCTTTTCTTTATCGTTAAAAACTTCAATGGCAATGTACCAGTTTCCAATTCTTGATGCATGTGCATCTTCCAAAAGTGGGTCCATATCTGTTGTTTGACTTAAAACACCATCAATAAATAAAGGGATAAGATTAATTGTTTTTGTTGGAATTTCCACTTCATAAAAAGAGAAGTAGTATTTTTCATTTTCAAGCTCAAATGGAACTTCCACATCTACATAATGGTCTTGAAGCTGAAATTTAGTATTGACGTAATTATAGAACTCATCTTCATTCTTGGGGTCTTCAAAAATAAACATGGTCTTTTTGGGCAGACCCCTTTTGAATCTTTTGCCTTTTGTTACTTTGTGGTCTTTGATATTTGGAGCAATTCTAATTGGAATGCATGAGGTCAAAACAATAACGGAAAGTAACAGGACTATTATTTTCTTCATTGGTATTGGATTGATGAAATAAAACTATCAAAAATCAAGCCATTGGTTATTGCCAAATATTTCATCGTACCTGTCTGTTCCAGTTTCTTCCGTTTAAATATTCACTTTTTAAAATATTAAGGTGCGCTACTATACTTTCCCTTGATGGATATGTATCCTTTAAACAGTCATTTTCGACGGAACTAAAAACTTCGATGGCGATATAATGTTTAAATTCTTCTGGTTCTTCTTCTAGTTCTTCACCAGCTATAATTCCTAAAATAGTACCAAAAGCATCCACTGTTCTATCTAGCATTTCTATCTCGTAAAACGACAAAAAGTAGTTTTTCCCATCAAGATTAAAAGGCACTTCTACATCAACATAATAGTTTTCTAAATTAAATTTTGTGTTGATATAGTTATAAAACTCATTTGCGTCTTTTGGGTCTTCAAACACAAATAAGTTCTTTTCGGGAAGGCCTTCTTTTAATTGTGCTCCTTTGGTAATTTGATAATCGTCTATTGTTGGGGCCGTTTGGAAAGGAGTACAGGAACATACTACTAAAACCAATAGAAATGATGCGATTATTTTATACATCGTTAAGGTTGTTTTTGATAAGAAGATGGAATCAAAAACTAAACCAAAGCATATTTTAAAGTAAAGAAAATAGCTTTTGTTCCACGTGGAACAAAACCAAGGCTATCTGCCTAGAAAAACCAATAGCACACTAACATCCGAAGGAGAAACACCACTTATTCTAGAGGCCTGCGATATGGTAACGGGCCTTATCGATTCCAGCTTTTCCCTTGCCTCATAAGACAACGACTTTAGCTTTGAATAATCAAAGTTTTCGGGGATTTTTACATTTTCAAGGCGATGCAATTTATCCGCATTATTCTTTTCCTTTTCTATATATCCAGAATATTTAACCTGAATTTCTGCTTGCTCAAGCACTTCGGAATTAAATTCATGTTCGTTAACAAACGATGAGACAGATTCTAACCGAAGCATATGCTCCATAGTAACTTTTGGCCTGGAAAAAACTTTAAAAAGCTTATCGGATTGGCGTACTGGTGAAGAAGAAACAGACTCTAAAATAGGGTTGATCTCTTCTGGAGTAAAACTCGTCTTTCTAAAAAAATGTACAAAGCTGTTGGACTTATGTTGCTTGTCCTCCATTCTTTTCAAACGCTCTTCGCTCGCCAAACCAATCTCAAAGCTTTTAGGCGTCAATCGTAAATCGGCATTATCTTGTCGCAATAAGGTTCTATATTCCGCACGGGAGGTAAACATTCGGTACGGTTCTTCTGTGCCCTTGGTAATTAAATCGTCGACCAAGACACCTATATATGCTTCATCTCTTTTTAAGATAAAAGGTTCTTTCTCGTTGATTTTTAGATGTGCGTTTATACCCGCCATCAATCCTTGTGAGGCCGCTTCTTCGTAGCCTGTAGTACCATTAATTTGGCCCGCAAAATACAGGTTGTTTACAAGCTTTGTTTCCAGCGTATGCCTTAATTGTGTTGGCGGAAAATAATCATATTCTATAGCATAACCAGGTCTAAAGAACTTAACCTGCTCAAAACCCTTTACGGATTTTAATGCTTTATACTGAATATCCTCAGGAAGCGAGGTAGAAAATCCATTCACATAAACTTCAACCGTATGCCATCCTTCAGGTTCTACAAATATTTGATGGG
The nucleotide sequence above comes from Flagellimonas sp. HMM57. Encoded proteins:
- a CDS encoding DUF5946 family protein produces the protein MQDYSSFAQKNGITLKSKGHCQFCGAKTTRGVHECVEVFNLGFPIIDYSKKENHFYRFLAVDAHTLQHSEIHGRWNNHFHLTRQHLIFEYGVIWDYNLSALLSDCLKMYKVEKPNEILITPSLLRRGKSTVLDVINDSVDEISCKKSIKTWGKDVYQAWNTYHQIIDVIAERFMDKNKDLHRNGGL
- a CDS encoding OmpA family protein; the protein is MQNAPFKTDFSYEALFRWSIMKYLISTLSLLLVTGLQAQSISFLQFDDEEASNDAIVESSRTKLIQQLDNVEDKKLARFIRKKGASERLIKKADALFEKMWYAEAAKIYDMVLEKSNEVHTFKLLSKAGDSHYYSGNLEKSYKWYHELYESYNDRITEETFFKYAHTLKGTGRYRRAAKLTKEFNEKREMTEKEVEKEIKALNGRALVDIKNMSINSEYSDFSPMFYNGNEVVFTSAKDSAFLTTRNYKWNNQPFLDLYTAKKNETDGDLTNAKKFSKNINTKYHEASISFSPDQKTIYFTRNNYGKKLKRGKNGINHLKIYQSNFVNDEWTKAKSVSFNSENYSNGHPAISSDGKRMYFASDRPGGYGLTDVYVVDILEDGTFSEPKNLGRNINTDKKEMFPFITENALYFSSDRVMGVGGLDVYKADYANGVFGTATNLGMPINSTRDDFSYIINEETQEGYFASNREGGKGDDDIYSFKNIVNLNAISGIVEDLETGEVLSEATVTLIDKDNAWVAETTTALDGTFIFENLDPLSKYTINTVKKEYEEQSTSVSTRDNESVTVAQSLKPLEILIAEENGVLVEEKGELKFETEAIYFDFDRFAIKKQAATELDKLVGVMKENPSMVIKIESHTDARGNRSYNKYLSDKRAKATKAYIVSQGIDASRIESAIGYGEEKLLNGCEDGTPCAASEHRQNRRSEFIIVEM
- the pgk gene encoding phosphoglycerate kinase; the protein is MKTIDDYNFKGKKALIRVDFNVPLDDDFNVTDTSRIDAAKPSILKVLEDGGSAVLMSHLGRPKGQVNPGMSLSHICEKVSEIIGVQVKFVGDCIGDEVTKAVSELEDGEVLLLENLRFYAEETSGDAAFSEKLSKHGDIYVNDAFGTAHRAHASTTVVADYFEGNKCFGYLLAKEIKAIEKIMQTGEKPVTAILGGAKVSSKITIIENILDKVDNLIIGGGMTYTFIKAQGGQIGDSICEDDKMDLAMNILKQAEEKGVAIHLPVDVLAADAFDNGANTQFVKVNEIPDGWQGLDAGPQTLEAFKQAILNSKTILWNGPVGVFEMESFAKGTIAVGNFIDEATQNGAFSLVGGGDSVAAVKQFGFEEKVSYVSTGGGAMLESLEGKTLPGIAAILK
- a CDS encoding DUF4837 family protein yields the protein MKKSGLFLFTICMVMLLSCKETGPKERFLPPSTGGINSLMVVMDTELWKGGVGDKIREHFAAPVLGLPQGEPKFTITHIPTQVFKGATAYSRSVLYVEQDTLSLAHIKSDVYAKPQKIAVVKGETYNDLAGNIDALADKAIEAFKGVEISEAQNRFMRSLSKDDALSKEFNIDLKVPSLYKVGKREKNFIWMDIQIPKGYMNIIAYEMPWNAFDNDSTFVDDIVKMRDSIGEKYIPGPDVPGKKTYMMTEKAFAPYIAPVEIGGKKAAEVRGIWEINGYPMAGPFLTYIINDKENNRKLVLEGFTFAPSAEKRDYMFELEAILKTVEFEQGS
- a CDS encoding DoxX family protein translates to MDNIFNYPVQILLFLFLAITFLQSGVDKVLDWKSNLSWLTGHFSKTFLKNSVPLLLGIILLLELVSGTLSVVGMVQFIASGESVIGFYGAMLSAITLLMLLFGQRVAKDYEGAKTIVIYFVPTIFLVYLLHQ
- a CDS encoding ATP-binding protein produces the protein MLFKDVLGLGHIKNHLATTADSGRVAHAQLFIGPEGSGTLPMAIAYAQYLLCNNQNGENDGENLVCNTKCSTLTHPDLHFAFPVSNSDKVKSHAVSDHYLQDWRQFVKEQPYGNLFDWYRLIGIEKKQGQIGVDEAQDIVKKLSLKSYEGGYKVFIIWMAEKMNISASNKLLKLIEEPPEKTVLLLIAEDEEQIINTIKSRCQILNFPPLSETAIAEGLMTKSVQEREAHSIAHEANGNFNKALDLLNKDSEDLVFERWFVQWVRSAFKAKGNKGAIQELILWSDEVAKTGREVQKQFLNYCLTMMRQALLLNYKVESLVYAKIHLEGFDLRKFAPFVHENNIMNIVEELEKAIFHVERNGNSKIIFTDLSIKLTRLLHTKAA
- a CDS encoding lytic transglycosylase domain-containing protein; this translates as MNQNLKTVALVALLLSTRLLVAQVQDSIGTQQTENKTLKTISAKTDSVSGKEIVPLQLKATENTIDGERGLVEIDGKKGFKLQDLEEARKYDSLWLKELHNSAQLFSEMLLEVQNPETEATTLIDLPTDTLKARLARIDEKTPFNIAYNPSLESVIKSFLTRKKDLMQRMLTASQFYFPLFEQELDNYNIPLEIKYLAIIESALNPRAKSRVGAKGLWQFMYSTGKMYNLDVSSYVDERNDPILATKAASKYLSKLHSIFNDWDLALAAYNSGPGNVNKAIRRSGGYKNYWNIRRNLPRETAGYLPAFLATMYIFEYAEEHGLQYKKADRPYFETDTVHVKNLITFDQISKLVDISTEELEMLNPAYKLNIIPKIEGKTYTLRLPVTKIGKFVSNEDAIYAYAKKELDSLEKPLPQLTVAKDQVRYKVRSGDYLGKIAERYGVGVSQIKRWNGLRSNNLRIGQRLTIFPRKPYIAKQATVKTKSSKSTSSVALADGTKVHTVKEGDSLWTISRKYPGISVDNLREWNGLSGNNLKPGTKLKLCDCSS
- a CDS encoding OmpH family outer membrane protein — encoded protein: MKKIIVFVFALTAVACQQDKIGYVDNVKLMDGYQEKKDVEAKFKTKVDALTKKRDSISQAFQIELQAFQAKAQKMSQKNAQEEYGVLQQKGQFVGQQLQQEEQLLQQNSQAEMDSLVSKVKDEIKAYGKANGYTYILGGGDGGAVLYGEDAKNLTGEVLKILNDKYKK
- a CDS encoding DUF6747 family protein; this translates as MKNLLLVKEIYLEGFRNLGHILIKKYFKVFAWFSFVMFFIVLYAFVYRIATGFAFD